A window of the Henckelia pumila isolate YLH828 chromosome 3, ASM3356847v2, whole genome shotgun sequence genome harbors these coding sequences:
- the LOC140891335 gene encoding pentatricopeptide repeat-containing protein At2g22410, mitochondrial — protein MLGHFRKSPQRYTLKSLPQHPKLCSNLHNHFLLPRRNKPKKQLSKSTTTNWNTTHLFVLSNPTLSLLEAKCNSMIHLKQIQSQMIISGLILDGLAYSRLVAFCALSPRGDLNYAKILLLEMQSPNAFSWNITIRAFVESANAHEALLLYKQLFLCLRPDNYTFPLLFKVCSKLLLYHMGHELLGHVLQMNFVGDIFVHNAFLHFLVSCGELDAANKVFGESPVRDLVSWNSLINGYVKCGNAKDAVKLYSAMKMEGDIHPDEITMIGVITACAQLGDLKLGSEFHQYTRENGLNLSVPLANALMDMYVKCGVLEEAKALFERMEDKTMVSWTTMIMGYAKSGRLDVARRLFNEMPEKDVVPWNAMIGAYVQAQRGKEALSLFHEMQSMNVTPDEVTMVSCLSACAQLGALDVGVWIHHYIEKHNLSLNVVLGTALVDMYAKCGNLAKAFQVFLEIPGRNALTYTAMICGIALHGDAQDALSCFHKMIDVGLMPDEVTFLGILSACCHGGLVEEGRKIFSQMSHKYKVPPKIKHYSCMVDLLGRAGLLEEAMELLESMPAKADAVAWAAMFFACRIHKNIELGERAAMKLLELDPSDSGTYVLSSNMYVEANMWHEAREVRKMMRERGVDKIPGCSSIEITGNVHEFFVKDKSHSQSNEIYECLFQLTKQMELVDS, from the coding sequence ATGCTCGGTCACTTCCGAAAATCACCTCAACGTTATACTCTTAAGTCCTTACCTCAGCACCCAAAACTGTGTTCAAATCTTCACAATCACTTTCTCTTGCCTCGAAGAAATAAACCTAAGAAACAACTTTCCAAATCCACCACCACTAACTGGAATACAACTCATTTATTTGTCCTTTCAAACCCCACACTCTCTCTTCTTGAAGCAAAATGCAATTCCATGATCCACCTCAAGCAAATTCAATCCCAAATGATCATCAGTGGACTTATTTTAGATGGATTAGCTTACAGCCGCTTGGTAGCCTTTTGTGCTCTCTCCCCAAGGGGTGATCTTAACTATGCTAAAATATTATTGCTAGAAATGCAAAGCCCTAATGCATTTTCCTGGAATATAACCATCAGAGCTTTTGTTGAAAGTGCAAATGCACATGAAGCTTTGCTTTTGTACAAACAATTGTTTCTTTGTTTAAGACCTGATAATTATACGTTTCCTTTGCTGTTTAAAGTTTGTTCGAAACTTTTGTTGTACCATATGGGGCATGAGCTTCTTGGGCATGTGTTGCAAATGAATTTTGTTGGAGATATATTTGTGCACAATGCTTTTCTTCATTTCTTGGTGTCGTGTGGAGAGTTGGATGCAGCCAATAAAGTGTTTGGGGAAAGTCCTGTGAGGGATTTAGTTTCTTGGAATTCTCTGATTAATGGCTATGTTAAGTGTGGGAATGCTAAGGATGCTGTGAAGTTGTATAGCGCAATGAAGATGGAAGGAGATATTCATCCTGATGAGATTACTATGATCGGAGTAATCACGGCATGTGCACAGTTGGGTGATCTGAAGCTTGGAAGTGAGTTCCACCAATACACAAGGGAAAATGGGTTAAATTTGAGTGTCCCACTTGCTAATGCCCTCATGGATATGTATGTGAAATGTGGAGTTCTTGAGGAAGCCAAGGCACTGTTCGAGAGGATGGAGGATAAGACTATGGTGAGTTGGACTACTATGATAATGGGATATGCAAAGTCTGGCCGTCTGGATGTTGCTAGGAGATTATTCAATGAGATGCCGGAGAAGGATGTCGTCCCATGGAATGCAATGATTGGTGCGTATGTCCAAGCACAAAGAGGCAAGGAAGCACTGTCCTTGTTCCATGAAATGCAATCCATGAATGTTACTCCGGATGAAGTGACTATGGTTAGCTGTTTATCTGCTTGTGCACAACTTGGAGCACTTGATGTTGGAGTCTGGATTCATCATTACATTGAAAAACATAACCTATCTCTGAATGTTGTTCTTGGAACAGCACTAGTTGACATGTATGCGAAGTGTGGTAATCTTGCAAAAGCATTCCAGGTTTTCCTTGAGATTCCTGGCAGAAATGCATTAACTTACACGGCTATGATATGTGGCATAGCACTTCATGGTGATGCTCAAGATGCTTTATCTTGTTTCCACAAGATGATCGATGTTGGCCTAATGCCTGATGAAGTAACTTTTCTGGGGATTTTGTCGGCATGCTGTCATGGAGGTCTGGTGGAAGAGGGCCGTAAGATTTTTTCTCAAATGAGCCACAAATATAAAGTTCCCCCAAAAATTAAACACTATTCTTGCATGGTGGATCTTCTCGGTAGGGCTGGTCTTTTGGAAGAGGCTATGGAACTTCTTGAAAGCATGCCCGCGAAAGCAGATGCTGTTGCTTGGGCAGCCATGTTTTTTGCTTGTCGAATCCACAAAAACATCGAGTTAGGAGAGAGAGCCGCCATGAAACTTCTCGAGCTGGATCCTTCTGATAGTGGAACATATGTCTTAAGTTCCAATATGTATGTGGAGGCGAATATGTGGCACGAGGCTCGGGAGGTGAGGAAGATGATGCGGGAGAGAGGAGTAGACAAGATCCCTGGTTGCAGCTCTATTGAGATCACTGGAAATGTGCATGAATTTTTTGTTAAAGACAAGTCGCATTCTCAATCAAATGAAATTTATGAATGTTTATTTCAGTTGACTAAACAAATGGAGCTTGTAGATTCTTAG